The segment CTTATTTTAGTATTAAGTTTCCCTGAAATTGCTCTTTGGTTGACAAACTATATATGATGAATAAAAAATGAAAATTTTATCCAATGAAAATGCAAGACTCTTTGGAAGAGAACCTAACCCTGAGATGCTTGACTCTCTGGTTGAAAGTCAACTTGATTTCAAAGATCATACTCTGAGAGAATTGTTTTCTGAAAATGGATATTTATATTTCAGTCAGTTTTTTGATACTGAATCAATTAAGGCCTTACGATCTAGGATATTCTCTTACTTAATAGAAGTTGATGAAGTAAAAGAGGTAGCAGGTAAATTTATTTATACTGGATTGAGTAATCGTAGAGAAAAAGTAGAAGATTTGGGTAAATTTTGGAGAAATATTTCTGAAGATTGGCTTCTAAGAAGATTAACTCATTCTAGATCACTTCACGAACTTTGTGATAGAATTCTTAATTGCAAATCCATTGCTCAGGACTACCTATTTTTAAGAATCTATAATGTTGGTAGACAAACACTAACACATAGTGATTCAGGTTTTTTTACAAGGAAAACTCCAAACGTAATTACAGTCTGGATTTCACTTGGTGAAACACCACTTGAGATG is part of the SAR324 cluster bacterium genome and harbors:
- a CDS encoding phytanoyl-CoA dioxygenase family protein, with amino-acid sequence MKILSNENARLFGREPNPEMLDSLVESQLDFKDHTLRELFSENGYLYFSQFFDTESIKALRSRIFSYLIEVDEVKEVAGKFIYTGLSNRREKVEDLGKFWRNISEDWLLRRLTHSRSLHELCDRILNCKSIAQDYLFLRIYNVGRQTLTHSDSGFFTRKTPNVITVWISLGETPLEMGPIFLLENSHKNEKIIEDLKNFDVAKDKKRKASWDENPIDIAEMLSCRILTQNMSIGDIVVFNMNILHGSFDNINCEGQTRLSCDVRYQPFSDPRDSRYFGPFPSGTTGNGYGELVGAIPLDEKWHIR